Part of the Paeniglutamicibacter sulfureus genome, GTCAACTCACAACTCTCCACCGTCCTGGGATTTTCTTCAGGTGCACAGGGCATCGTGAACACCCAGCTCTACAATTTCACCCCCACCGACGCAGTGGTCACCGGAACCGAGGCCACACTGCACATCGACGGCCCCTTCAACATGCCCGGGGGCTTCACGCTGCGCCACTTTGACGGGCGCGAACTGCGCTACGAGGACACCCCCGGAGCGCACTTCGAGGGGCTGCACTATGAGGCCGCAGCCGTGGCCCGAAGCATCGCAGCGGGGTTGCAGCAGACGCCGCAGCGTCCGCTGGAAGACACCTTGACCACACTCGAACTGGCCGACGAGATCCGCCGCCAGACCGGCATAGAATTCCCAGACACCGCCAAACGGAAGCAGAAACCATGAAGACACTGAACCTCGGGCTCATCGGAGTCGGCCGCATCGGCACCATGCACGCCAACAACCTCAATACGCTTCGCCCGCAGCTGGCCGAACGCGGCCTGGACGTGAATCTGTGGATCACTGACGTCGCCGCCGACTACGCGCGCACCGTGGCCGAGGGGCTGGGCGCCAACTTCTTCGACTCCGTGCAGGGAATGATCGATGCCGGGGTGGACGCGTTGCTCATTGCCACCGGGACCATGACGCATCCGGACCTGATCCGGGCCGGCATCGCCGCGAACCTGCCGGTCTTTTGCGAAAAGCCCGTGGCCGGCGACGTGGAAGCGGCCCTGCCGTTGCTGGAGGAAATCGCCGCCGCGAGCGGACGCGTGCAGATCGGCCACCAGCGACGGTTTGACGCCGGCTACCTAGAGGCCAAGCGCCGCCTCGAAGCCGGTGACATCGGGTGGATCCACTCGATGCGCGCCATCACTGGGGACATGTTCCCGCCTTCCCTGGAGTTCATCGCCTCTTCCGGCGGGCTCTTCCGCGACTGCTCGGTCCATGACTTCGACATCCTGCGCTGGATCACCGGCAAGGAAATCGTCGAAGTCTACGCCAAGGGTTCGAACAACGGGGACCCGGGAATCGGAGCCGCGGGCGACGTGGACACCGCGCTGGCCGTGCTGACCTTTGAGGACGGAACCGTGGCCACTGCGATCGCCACCCGCTACAACGGGGCCGGCCATGACGTGCGCCTGGAAATCCAGGGGTCCAAGGACACGGTGGTGGTGGGACTCGACGAGAAGTCAGCCCTGCGTTCGGTCGAGCAAGGCGTCGCTTTTCCCGCGGGTACCGCACACCAGACCTTCATCGAGCGCTTTGACGACGCCTATCGTGCCGAACTCGTGGCCTTCATCGAGTATGTACTGGGCGAACGGGACAACCCATGCTCGCCATGGGACGCCGTGGCCGCGTCGCGGGTCGCAGACGCAGCCCAGGAGTCCTTGCGCACCGGGGCGCCGGTTTCCGTTGCCATGGTTCCCGCCTCCTAGAACCCACCCTGTCAACACCAAGAACGAATCAGCCTCCCACGTCTTAAGGAACCCCATCCATGACCACCACCATCGCCAACCAGCTCGCGGCCGCCCCGATTTCCTGGGGCGTGTGCGAGGCCGCCGATTGGGGAGTGCAGCTAAGCCCCGAACAAGTACTGGGGGACATGCGGGAACTGGGCATCAAGGCCACCGAATTCGGCCCGCTCGGTTTCCTGCCAACCGAACCCTCGGCACGCGCCGCGCACCTTGAGGGATACGGGATGAAG contains:
- a CDS encoding Gfo/Idh/MocA family oxidoreductase is translated as MKTLNLGLIGVGRIGTMHANNLNTLRPQLAERGLDVNLWITDVAADYARTVAEGLGANFFDSVQGMIDAGVDALLIATGTMTHPDLIRAGIAANLPVFCEKPVAGDVEAALPLLEEIAAASGRVQIGHQRRFDAGYLEAKRRLEAGDIGWIHSMRAITGDMFPPSLEFIASSGGLFRDCSVHDFDILRWITGKEIVEVYAKGSNNGDPGIGAAGDVDTALAVLTFEDGTVATAIATRYNGAGHDVRLEIQGSKDTVVVGLDEKSALRSVEQGVAFPAGTAHQTFIERFDDAYRAELVAFIEYVLGERDNPCSPWDAVAASRVADAAQESLRTGAPVSVAMVPAS